In Microbacterium binotii, one DNA window encodes the following:
- a CDS encoding TetR/AcrR family transcriptional regulator, with product MTDAPRMGRPRASSPETIAEAACELFFEQGYDGTSIGDITRRAGVARASFFNYFRAKSDVLWAGFDARLATAFSAMAAGVPVADALARIGRDLAPDTLALAITNADAMGLGEELERQRAERLALLQREIARRLTDAPGDALRAQIRAAAYGAGVLGAVWMWAERGASSVSLEGLLQHALSLCEPSGASGDSSAATLA from the coding sequence GTGACTGACGCGCCGCGCATGGGACGGCCTCGGGCGAGTTCGCCCGAGACGATCGCGGAGGCCGCATGCGAGTTGTTCTTCGAGCAGGGGTACGACGGCACCTCGATCGGCGACATCACTCGCCGCGCCGGCGTCGCGCGCGCCAGTTTCTTCAACTACTTCCGCGCGAAGAGCGACGTGCTGTGGGCGGGGTTCGATGCGCGGCTGGCGACGGCATTCTCAGCGATGGCTGCGGGCGTTCCCGTCGCCGATGCACTCGCTCGCATCGGCCGCGACCTCGCGCCCGACACGCTCGCCCTCGCGATCACCAACGCGGACGCCATGGGACTCGGCGAGGAACTCGAGAGGCAGCGCGCCGAACGGCTGGCGCTGCTCCAGCGTGAGATCGCCCGTCGTCTCACCGATGCCCCCGGCGACGCTCTGCGCGCGCAGATCCGCGCCGCGGCATACGGGGCGGGGGTGCTCGGTGCGGTCTGGATGTGGGCGGAGCGCGGTGCCTCGTCGGTGTCCTTGGAAGGACTCCTGCAGCACGCATTGTCGCTCTGCGAACCCTCCGGAGCGTCCGGCGACTCATCCGCCGCCACGCTCGCGTAA